Proteins co-encoded in one Methanothermobacter sp. genomic window:
- the larB gene encoding nickel pincer cofactor biosynthesis protein LarB gives MRPVLKDLRDGKISIEEAEKLIKSQFLDIREVAKFDIGRKLRTGFPEAILALGKSDDDIVQILLSSPTDPMIVTRLSPERFENIREKITSLEEKGFSIKYNKRAHILVVKGDDRTSLDSRVGIITAGTADIPVAEEARIILEEYGCQVIRAYDVGVAGIHRLVQPLYDMLEADVKIIIVVAGMEGALPSVVAGLVDVPVIGVPTSIGYGVGEGGFAALYSMLQSCTPGIGVVNIDNGFGAAALAIKIIRAFE, from the coding sequence GTGAGACCCGTACTTAAAGATCTTAGGGATGGTAAGATTTCAATTGAGGAGGCTGAAAAGCTTATAAAGAGTCAGTTTTTGGATATTAGGGAAGTGGCTAAGTTCGATATTGGGAGAAAATTAAGAACAGGATTTCCAGAGGCTATTTTAGCATTGGGTAAAAGTGATGATGATATTGTGCAGATCCTTTTGTCTTCTCCAACAGATCCTATGATCGTAACACGCCTCAGTCCTGAGAGATTCGAGAATATCCGGGAAAAGATAACCTCGCTTGAAGAGAAGGGATTTTCGATCAAGTATAATAAGAGGGCTCATATTCTCGTTGTGAAGGGTGATGACAGAACTTCTCTAGATTCTAGGGTAGGTATAATAACTGCTGGTACTGCTGATATACCTGTTGCAGAAGAAGCTAGAATTATCTTGGAGGAGTATGGTTGTCAGGTTATCAGAGCTTATGATGTTGGTGTTGCTGGGATTCATAGGCTTGTACAACCTTTGTATGATATGCTAGAAGCTGATGTTAAGATTATAATTGTGGTGGCTGGGATGGAAGGTGCCCTACCATCAGTCGTTGCTGGTCTAGTGGATGTGCCTGTTATTGGAGTACCAACTTCCATTGGATATGGTGTGGGTGAAGGTGGGTTCGCAGCCCTTTATTCAATGTTGCAATCTTGCACGCCAGGTATTGGAGTTGTGAATATTGATAATGGTTTTGGAGCAGCAGCCTTGGCAATAAAAATTATAAGAGCATTTGAATAA
- the hypF gene encoding carbamoyltransferase HypF, protein MYRAHIFVQGIVQGVGFRPTVYRLANNLELKGYVRNLGNIVEIVVEGEKEIIRRFINDLKLKKPPISKISNIEVEWDEINHLSFTNFEIKGSSSKLKGTSVIPADVATCEACLSDMNNPKDRRHLYPFTACTDCGPRFTVIEEIPYDRERTSMKEFPLCEDCQREYNEPSDRRYHAEATCCPACGPKLSLYGDEPIRVDDPLKEAAKILDEGYIVAIKGIGGTHLACDATNEETVKRLRERLGRPYQPFACMSPDIETIKTFAIVSSGEEKVLKSRRRPIVVLKKSDQYYLAPSVAPGLHNIGIMLPYSGIHHMLFKHAERPAYVMTSANKPGEPMIIRNKEILGKLRGIADYFLIHNRKIVNRCDDSVVRFRGGDMAFIRRSRGYTPEPYDLSNLSSDSNVIALGPEIDVTFAILNHGECYLSQYIGNTTKYDTTRFLEDALRHLMRITGTEEVDAVACDLHPRFFTTKLAEELSREHSAPVFKVQHHHAHAAALAVDSGVNEFVCIAADGVGYGDDGTAWGGEILYCFDDQYKRLGSLAPQKMPGGDLCAIYPARMLFSILGGYHTLDYLEELFKEEYKQYFPHGEKEIQLVRRQLERDINVGITTSTGRILDSIATALHICSKRTYEGECAMKLESAAYRSSNDIDIPYKVDKYEGRYVLDTTDLLLKVMELKKAGEKTVDIAAAAQRSLSRGLADIAVRVAEDVGTDIIGGSGGVFYNEAISLTIKDYVEEMGYRFIQHRNSCAGDGSVSLGQAVIATRKL, encoded by the coding sequence ATGTACAGGGCCCACATTTTTGTCCAAGGGATAGTACAAGGCGTAGGTTTCAGGCCAACGGTCTACAGGTTAGCAAATAACCTTGAACTTAAGGGTTATGTTAGAAACCTTGGCAATATTGTAGAAATAGTCGTTGAAGGGGAAAAAGAGATTATAAGAAGATTTATCAATGATTTGAAATTGAAAAAGCCCCCAATATCGAAAATATCTAACATAGAAGTTGAATGGGATGAAATAAACCATTTGAGTTTCACCAATTTCGAAATCAAGGGGAGTTCTTCAAAACTTAAAGGGACATCTGTAATACCTGCTGACGTTGCAACGTGTGAAGCATGCCTATCTGACATGAATAATCCAAAGGATCGAAGACACCTTTACCCATTCACCGCATGTACTGATTGTGGGCCAAGGTTTACCGTAATCGAGGAAATACCTTATGACAGGGAAAGGACAAGTATGAAGGAGTTCCCACTTTGTGAAGACTGTCAAAGGGAATACAATGAGCCATCAGATCGAAGATACCATGCGGAGGCAACATGCTGCCCAGCTTGCGGGCCAAAACTTTCATTATACGGGGATGAGCCCATCCGTGTTGATGATCCGCTAAAAGAAGCTGCTAAGATACTAGATGAAGGTTATATAGTCGCCATAAAAGGTATAGGTGGCACACACCTTGCATGTGACGCTACAAACGAAGAAACTGTTAAAAGGTTGAGAGAGAGATTAGGAAGACCATACCAGCCTTTTGCTTGTATGTCACCTGACATAGAGACAATAAAAACTTTCGCAATAGTATCAAGTGGAGAGGAAAAAGTTTTAAAGTCAAGGAGACGGCCAATTGTCGTGTTAAAGAAAAGTGACCAATATTATCTCGCCCCATCAGTCGCCCCAGGCTTACATAATATTGGTATAATGCTCCCTTATTCTGGCATACACCATATGCTCTTTAAACATGCTGAAAGACCTGCTTATGTGATGACATCCGCTAACAAGCCAGGAGAGCCGATGATAATCAGAAACAAGGAAATACTTGGGAAACTTAGAGGCATAGCTGACTATTTCCTAATCCATAACAGGAAGATAGTGAATCGATGTGACGATTCTGTTGTCCGCTTCAGAGGGGGTGACATGGCGTTCATACGCCGATCCCGTGGCTACACACCAGAACCTTATGACCTTTCAAATTTATCATCAGATTCTAATGTTATAGCATTGGGTCCTGAGATAGATGTGACATTCGCTATTTTAAACCATGGAGAATGTTATCTTTCCCAATATATCGGTAACACTACAAAATATGATACTACAAGGTTTCTTGAAGACGCCCTTAGGCACCTAATGAGGATAACCGGGACCGAAGAGGTAGATGCGGTAGCTTGTGATCTGCATCCTAGATTTTTCACAACTAAACTTGCGGAAGAGTTAAGCAGGGAACATTCAGCCCCAGTATTCAAGGTTCAGCATCATCATGCCCATGCAGCCGCCCTCGCGGTAGATTCTGGAGTAAATGAATTTGTATGTATCGCAGCTGATGGCGTAGGATATGGAGATGATGGAACGGCATGGGGAGGTGAAATACTTTATTGCTTTGATGATCAATATAAGAGACTCGGGAGCTTAGCCCCACAGAAAATGCCAGGCGGAGACCTATGCGCCATATACCCTGCTAGGATGCTCTTTTCAATCCTAGGGGGCTATCATACTCTTGATTATCTCGAAGAACTTTTCAAGGAAGAATACAAGCAATATTTCCCCCATGGCGAGAAAGAGATACAATTGGTAAGAAGGCAATTGGAAAGGGATATTAATGTAGGCATAACCACAAGCACTGGCAGGATCTTGGATTCTATTGCAACAGCACTCCATATATGTTCCAAAAGAACATATGAGGGAGAGTGTGCGATGAAACTTGAATCAGCCGCTTATAGATCTTCAAATGACATTGATATACCTTATAAGGTGGATAAATACGAGGGTAGGTATGTTCTTGATACAACAGATCTCTTATTAAAAGTGATGGAGCTTAAAAAAGCGGGTGAAAAAACCGTGGATATAGCAGCAGCAGCTCAAAGATCTCTCTCAAGGGGCTTGGCTGATATAGCTGTTAGGGTCGCTGAAGATGTTGGCACAGATATAATCGGTGGATCAGGGGGCGTATTTTATAATGAGGCTATAAGTCTCACGATCAAGGATTATGTGGAGGAGATGGGTTATAGGTTTATACAACATAGAAATTCGTGTGCAGGTGATGGTTCAGTATCTCTTGGACAAGCTGTGATCGCCACTAGGAAACTATAG
- the hisE gene encoding phosphoribosyl-ATP diphosphatase, whose amino-acid sequence MKNDILREIYMVLETRRDKPINSYTSNLMKNDNKTGEDKILEKIGEEATELIIASKNDENVLEEAVDLLFHTFLLLVYKGIKFDEILDEFSRRRKPQ is encoded by the coding sequence ATGAAAAATGATATATTAAGAGAAATTTACATGGTTCTTGAAACACGCAGAGACAAACCAATAAATTCATACACATCCAATCTAATGAAAAACGATAACAAAACTGGAGAGGATAAAATACTTGAAAAGATTGGGGAAGAGGCAACAGAACTTATAATAGCATCAAAAAATGATGAAAACGTCCTAGAAGAGGCCGTAGACCTCCTATTTCACACCTTTTTACTCCTAGTTTATAAAGGTATAAAATTTGATGAAATCCTCGATGAATTTTCAAGAAGGAGAAAACCCCAATAA
- a CDS encoding DUF504 domain-containing protein, with product MARKVIDLMIWHPKGDIKKCKISYLHRGAHKNLKTIKGTDIKKLEKGFLILKKGTAIPYHRIVKIECGDKLIWKKCGKG from the coding sequence ATGGCCAGGAAGGTCATAGATTTGATGATATGGCACCCAAAAGGTGATATCAAAAAATGTAAGATAAGTTACCTTCACAGAGGCGCCCATAAAAACTTGAAAACTATTAAAGGCACTGATATAAAGAAACTTGAAAAGGGATTCTTGATCCTTAAAAAAGGAACAGCCATACCATATCACAGGATAGTGAAAATAGAATGCGGAGACAAACTAATATGGAAAAAATGTGGAAAGGGATAA
- a CDS encoding CBS domain-containing protein, giving the protein MGKKALVKDYMTREVISVTPDTSTAEIIRLMKETGHDGFPVRDNDSVIGIITAFDLLIKPWVKTVKEIMSTDVVVADQDMSLNDAARVMFRMGISRLPVIDKKGKLVGIITNTDIVRSHIERSTPMKVNYFKKTLEQLYNVKPEVKRMKIPISKLRPTQSKIYADELEGRIYEIKKGLAEPTIVVKTGDRYILVDGHHRAVASHKLGYKEIDSYVIDMKKDLKLGMEKTADINKIYTLDDIEIIDDAQHPLIAITTSMKKAKSRKKDEK; this is encoded by the coding sequence ATGGGCAAGAAAGCACTAGTAAAAGATTACATGACAAGAGAAGTTATTTCAGTAACTCCTGACACTTCAACTGCTGAAATAATCAGGTTAATGAAAGAAACAGGACATGATGGGTTTCCGGTGAGAGATAATGATAGTGTTATCGGCATTATAACAGCATTCGACCTTCTAATAAAACCTTGGGTGAAAACCGTCAAGGAGATAATGTCCACTGATGTGGTGGTAGCAGACCAGGACATGTCATTAAATGATGCCGCTAGAGTAATGTTTAGAATGGGAATATCACGCCTCCCCGTTATTGACAAAAAAGGAAAGCTTGTAGGCATAATTACCAACACAGACATAGTACGTTCCCATATTGAAAGATCAACACCAATGAAGGTCAACTACTTTAAAAAGACACTAGAACAGCTCTACAATGTTAAACCAGAAGTTAAACGGATGAAAATCCCAATATCAAAGCTCAGGCCCACACAGAGTAAAATATACGCTGATGAACTCGAAGGAAGAATATACGAGATCAAAAAGGGACTCGCAGAACCCACAATAGTCGTTAAAACAGGAGATCGTTACATTCTAGTTGATGGGCACCATAGAGCTGTGGCATCACATAAACTAGGCTATAAAGAAATAGACTCTTATGTAATAGACATGAAAAAAGACCTCAAACTTGGAATGGAAAAAACTGCAGATATTAACAAGATATACACCCTAGACGATATTGAAATAATCGATGACGCCCAACATCCCCTCATAGCCATCACAACAAGTATGAAAAAAGCAAAATCGAGGAAAAAAGATGAAAAATGA